One window of the Reyranella humidisoli genome contains the following:
- a CDS encoding DUF1156 domain-containing protein, translating into MSIRHLVKTPKKLIEVALPLDAINVASAREKSIRHGHPSTLHLWWARRPLATARAVIFGQMVNDPSWKWELEHPEEIPPNNLKASWAKSRKRLFTIIEELVRWENTTNEEVLEKARAEIRRSWQETCELNADHPQAAELFNPGKLPAFHDPFAGGGALPLEAQRLGLDAHASDLNPVAVLINKAMIEIPTTFAGRGPVNPKARLSRDLVGQEWKAARGLAKDVGYYGQWMRDEAQKRIGHLYPPVEITAKMAEERPDLKALVGQKLTVIAWLWARTVKSPNPAFRHVDVPLASTFILSSKAGKEAFIEPVIGQDRYHFTVKLGVPKDAESVKRGTKSGGSHSPFLCLLSGAPMPFEYLRKESRAGRMGARLMAIVAEGKRGRVYFSPTKEIEAVALSPIPEWRPEVEICHWPGRTNVVEYGLTRFGDLFTARQLVALTTFSDLVQEAREQIKKDALAAGLDDDGRALCVGGSGATSYADAVAVYLAFLVSQVANHSSSVCGWNSANTQMRSVFARQAIPMVWDYAESNPLCDSSGSFSNLFERQVKGFEALGYGTIGIAAQADANTQTASVAKLVSTDPPYYDNIEYADLSDFFYVWLRRSLKNSFPELFVTMAVPKAAELVANPYRHGGKEKAEKFFLEGMTQSMHRLAEQAHPVLPVTIYYAFKQSEVDSDEGTSSAGWDTFLDALIRAGFAVSGTWPVRTEKEGRVIGNDSNALASSIVVVCRPRLADAGTISRRAFLRELNQLLPEALDEMTKGAGDDRSPVAPVDLSQAIIGPGMAVFSKYAAVLEADGTPMSVRTALQLINRFLAEDDFDHDTQFCLHWFEQHGWSDGKFGDADTLARAKGTSVEGVKQAGVLFASGGVVRLLKWADYPDEWKPETETRLPVWEALHQLIRTFKADGESGAGKVLGAIQDKGEAVRQLAYRLHTLCERAGRAEDARAYNEIITSWSAIESAAAAAPKLKQGSLFA; encoded by the coding sequence ATGAGCATACGTCACCTCGTCAAGACGCCCAAGAAATTGATTGAAGTTGCGTTACCACTCGACGCCATAAATGTTGCCTCAGCGCGTGAGAAATCCATTCGTCATGGGCATCCCAGCACTCTGCATCTCTGGTGGGCGCGACGGCCACTGGCTACAGCCCGCGCCGTAATTTTCGGTCAAATGGTCAACGACCCATCGTGGAAGTGGGAACTCGAACACCCGGAGGAAATTCCACCGAATAATCTCAAGGCAAGCTGGGCGAAGAGCCGAAAGCGGCTCTTCACCATCATCGAAGAATTGGTGAGGTGGGAGAACACTACCAACGAAGAGGTTTTAGAGAAGGCTCGCGCAGAGATCAGAAGATCATGGCAAGAGACGTGTGAGTTGAACGCGGATCATCCCCAAGCGGCTGAACTCTTCAATCCGGGCAAGCTACCCGCATTCCATGATCCTTTTGCCGGAGGTGGTGCGTTACCCCTGGAAGCGCAGCGCCTCGGATTGGATGCTCATGCGAGCGATCTAAACCCTGTCGCTGTACTTATAAATAAGGCGATGATTGAAATCCCAACCACATTCGCGGGGCGCGGGCCGGTTAATCCGAAGGCGAGATTGAGTCGCGACCTGGTGGGGCAGGAATGGAAGGCCGCCCGCGGGCTGGCCAAAGACGTTGGCTACTACGGTCAGTGGATGCGAGATGAGGCGCAGAAGCGCATCGGCCATCTTTATCCGCCAGTTGAGATCACAGCTAAGATGGCCGAAGAGCGCCCGGACCTCAAGGCGCTGGTAGGGCAAAAACTGACGGTAATCGCTTGGCTCTGGGCACGTACGGTCAAGAGTCCAAACCCTGCTTTTCGGCACGTGGATGTCCCACTCGCGTCCACATTTATCCTTTCTTCGAAGGCAGGAAAGGAGGCCTTTATTGAACCAGTCATTGGACAAGATCGATATCACTTCACGGTGAAGCTGGGCGTGCCGAAGGATGCTGAGTCCGTAAAGCGTGGCACTAAATCGGGCGGAAGCCATTCTCCTTTTCTTTGCCTGCTGTCTGGGGCGCCAATGCCGTTTGAGTACCTCAGAAAGGAGAGTCGTGCCGGGCGCATGGGCGCAAGGTTGATGGCAATCGTTGCCGAGGGCAAACGCGGTCGCGTCTACTTCTCTCCGACGAAGGAAATCGAGGCCGTTGCCCTTTCCCCTATCCCTGAGTGGCGCCCGGAGGTTGAAATTTGTCACTGGCCGGGCCGTACTAACGTTGTTGAGTACGGCCTGACGCGGTTTGGTGACCTTTTCACCGCCCGACAACTTGTCGCTCTCACTACCTTTTCCGACTTGGTCCAAGAGGCACGCGAGCAGATAAAGAAAGACGCTTTGGCCGCCGGCCTTGATGACGATGGCCGCGCCCTATGCGTTGGAGGAAGCGGGGCTACTTCTTATGCGGATGCGGTGGCGGTGTACCTCGCGTTCTTGGTCAGTCAGGTCGCAAACCACTCTTCGTCGGTGTGCGGTTGGAACTCCGCCAATACGCAGATGCGAAGTGTCTTTGCGCGCCAGGCGATTCCTATGGTCTGGGACTATGCAGAAAGTAACCCGCTCTGTGACTCATCTGGCAGCTTTAGCAATCTGTTTGAGCGTCAAGTAAAAGGATTCGAAGCTCTGGGTTACGGGACAATCGGTATTGCGGCCCAAGCTGACGCAAATACTCAAACAGCTTCTGTTGCCAAACTTGTTTCCACTGATCCGCCATATTACGACAACATTGAGTACGCCGATCTATCGGATTTCTTTTACGTTTGGTTGCGCCGCTCACTGAAAAATTCCTTCCCTGAGCTTTTCGTTACGATGGCGGTACCCAAGGCTGCCGAGCTAGTTGCCAATCCATATCGACATGGAGGCAAGGAGAAGGCGGAAAAGTTTTTCCTTGAAGGTATGACGCAGTCGATGCACCGCCTTGCTGAGCAGGCGCATCCTGTACTTCCCGTCACCATCTACTACGCTTTCAAACAGTCGGAGGTAGATAGCGATGAAGGCACTTCCAGCGCGGGCTGGGATACATTCCTAGATGCACTCATTCGCGCGGGGTTTGCAGTTAGCGGCACATGGCCGGTTCGAACTGAGAAGGAAGGGCGAGTAATTGGGAACGACTCCAATGCTCTCGCATCGAGCATTGTCGTCGTCTGTCGTCCGCGGTTGGCCGACGCCGGCACGATTTCTCGTCGCGCGTTTCTACGAGAGCTGAATCAATTACTGCCGGAGGCACTCGACGAGATGACCAAGGGGGCCGGGGATGATCGGTCTCCCGTGGCTCCTGTGGACCTGTCGCAGGCAATCATAGGCCCCGGCATGGCCGTTTTCTCGAAGTATGCCGCGGTGCTTGAGGCGGACGGCACGCCGATGAGCGTGCGAACGGCGCTTCAGCTTATCAATCGCTTTCTTGCCGAAGACGACTTCGATCACGATACGCAGTTCTGCCTCCATTGGTTCGAGCAACACGGCTGGAGCGACGGCAAGTTCGGCGATGCGGACACGCTTGCCCGTGCCAAGGGCACTAGCGTCGAGGGTGTGAAACAGGCGGGCGTCCTATTCGCATCGGGCGGTGTTGTTCGCTTGTTGAAATGGGCTGATTACCCCGACGAATGGAAGCCCGAAACAGAAACGCGCCTTCCTGTGTGGGAAGCCCTGCATCAGCTCATCCGCACTTTCAAGGCGGATGGAGAGAGCGGCGCGGGCAAGGTACTCGGCGCGATCCAGGACAAGGGCGAGGCGGTGCGGCAGCTTGCCTATCGGCTGCACACACTGTGTGAGCGTGCAGGCCGGGCAGAGGATGCACGTGCCTACAATGAAATTATTACAAGCTGGAGCGCCATCGAATCCGCTGCTGCTGCCGCGCCGAAACTCAAACAGGGAAGCCTGTTCGCCTAG